The DNA sequence GCCAAAAATTGCCCGACTCTACAACGCGATCACTTAGATATTAATTACGAAGTTTTCACCATAATCCCCCCAGAATAGTGCAAAAATAAGAACCTGGTCTGCGTTAGAGCAGGCGTTGAATTTCCTCTACCAATTCTTGAATGCCGAAGGGTTTTTGCACATAACCTGCGCCCCCGGCAGCATACACTTTATTGCGCTCATCTTTCATTAGGTGCGCCGTGACCACCACAATCGGAATTGGCTTCATTTTCTGATCATTTTTGATTTGCTTCAAAACATCCCAACCATTCAGTCGGGGCATATCCAGGTCCAGAACAATTAAATCAGGGCGAGACGCACGCGCAGCCAGTACGCCATCCTGCCCATCTTGCGCGCAA is a window from the Chloroflexota bacterium genome containing:
- a CDS encoding response regulator, with translation MNGKRVLIIEDDLDNTTLLRIVLEREQYEVICAQDGQDGVLAARASRPDLIVLDLDMPRLNGWDVLKQIKNDQKMKPIPIVVVTAHLMKDERNKVYAAGGAGYVQKPFGIQELVEEIQRLL